A single genomic interval of Cupriavidus sp. MP-37 harbors:
- the iscR gene encoding Fe-S cluster assembly transcriptional regulator IscR, giving the protein MRLTTKGRFAVTAMIDLAMRQDQGPVTLAGISQRQKISLSYLEQLFGKLRRHEIVESVRGPGGGYSLARKAEDVTVADIIIAVDEPLDATQCGGKGNCNGDDGSGRCMTHELWATLNQKMVEYLDSVSLKNLVDQQRERQPAVLHDMREDAAQPVVAARGKADKQEKPVRARMVNSVFSLAQS; this is encoded by the coding sequence ATGAGACTGACCACCAAAGGCCGCTTCGCGGTCACTGCGATGATCGACCTGGCCATGCGCCAGGACCAGGGACCGGTCACGCTCGCCGGCATCAGCCAGCGGCAGAAAATCTCGCTGTCGTACCTGGAGCAGCTGTTCGGCAAGCTGCGCCGGCACGAGATCGTCGAAAGCGTGCGCGGCCCGGGCGGCGGCTACAGTCTGGCGCGCAAGGCCGAGGACGTCACCGTGGCGGACATCATCATCGCCGTGGACGAGCCCCTGGATGCGACCCAGTGCGGCGGCAAGGGCAATTGTAACGGAGATGACGGCTCGGGGCGCTGCATGACCCACGAACTGTGGGCCACGCTGAACCAGAAGATGGTCGAGTACCTCGACTCCGTTTCCCTCAAGAACCTGGTGGACCAGCAGCGCGAGCGCCAGCCCGCCGTGCTGCACGACATGCGCGAAGACGCCGCGCAGCCGGTCGTCGCCGCGCGCGGCAAGGCCGACAAGCAGGAAAAGCCGGTCCGGGCCAGAATGGTGAATTCAGTTTTCAGCCTGGCGCAGTCCTGA
- a CDS encoding SDR family oxidoreductase — MSEANHLYIITGASRGLGAALTNALLVPGNRLICVARSRNTELERIATLSGVPVAWHLQDLAQAGPAATWLASVLDTLDLPPTSATLILNAGVVEPIGPVAALQEKTLVPHLLTNLAAPMTMTAAFLERTEKFGCPRKVLAISSGAARRPIEGWSAYCAGKAGLDMFMRSVNAEYAQAEAPRTVRAVALAPGVIDTGMQATIRNADFAQVQRFRELKANQQLASAEETAGRIVAYLHRPDFGSTELDDLRNY; from the coding sequence ATGAGCGAAGCCAATCACCTGTACATCATCACCGGCGCCTCGCGCGGGCTGGGCGCGGCACTGACCAACGCCCTGCTGGTGCCGGGCAACCGCCTGATCTGCGTGGCGCGCAGCCGCAACACCGAACTGGAACGCATCGCCACGCTCAGCGGCGTGCCGGTGGCCTGGCACCTGCAGGACCTGGCGCAGGCCGGTCCCGCCGCCACCTGGCTGGCCAGCGTGCTCGACACGCTCGACCTGCCGCCGACCAGCGCCACGCTGATCCTCAACGCCGGCGTGGTCGAGCCGATCGGGCCGGTCGCGGCGCTGCAGGAAAAGACGCTGGTGCCGCACCTGCTGACCAACCTGGCGGCGCCGATGACCATGACCGCGGCGTTCCTGGAACGCACCGAGAAGTTCGGCTGCCCGCGCAAGGTGCTGGCGATCTCGTCCGGCGCGGCGCGGCGCCCGATCGAAGGCTGGAGCGCGTACTGCGCCGGCAAGGCCGGGCTCGACATGTTCATGCGCTCGGTCAATGCCGAGTACGCCCAGGCCGAGGCGCCGCGCACCGTGCGCGCGGTGGCGCTGGCGCCGGGCGTGATCGATACCGGCATGCAGGCCACCATCCGCAATGCCGATTTTGCCCAGGTGCAGCGCTTCCGCGAGCTCAAGGCCAACCAGCAGCTCGCCTCGGCCGAGGAAACCGCCGGCCGCATCGTCGCCTACCTGCACCGCCCGGATTTCGGCAGCACCGAGCTGGACGATCTCCGCAACTACTGA
- the iscU gene encoding Fe-S cluster assembly scaffold IscU, with product MSYSTKVLDHYENPRNVGSFDKNDDAVGTGMVGAPACGDVMKLQIKVNEAGVIEDAKFKTYGCGSAIASSSLVTEWVKGKTVDQALEIKNTQIAEELALPPVKIHCSILAEDAIKAAVEDYKKKHGAEQKAA from the coding sequence ATGTCATACAGCACGAAGGTTCTCGACCACTATGAAAACCCCCGCAACGTCGGTTCGTTCGACAAGAACGACGACGCGGTCGGCACCGGCATGGTCGGCGCCCCGGCTTGCGGCGACGTGATGAAGCTGCAGATCAAGGTCAACGAGGCAGGCGTGATCGAAGACGCCAAGTTCAAGACCTATGGCTGCGGCTCGGCCATCGCCTCGTCGTCGCTGGTGACCGAGTGGGTCAAGGGCAAGACCGTGGACCAGGCGCTGGAGATCAAGAACACCCAGATCGCCGAGGAACTGGCGCTGCCGCCGGTGAAGATCCACTGCTCGATCCTGGCCGAAGACGCGATCAAGGCCGCCGTCGAAGACTACAAGAAGAAGCACGGCGCCGAGCAGAAGGCCGCCTGA
- the lysS gene encoding lysine--tRNA ligase, with amino-acid sequence MTEPNRAQAQAQNKAAADTPAVDENKIIAERREKLAALRQQGVAFPNDFRPTHQAAALQAQYADTEQATLEAAPVEVAIAGRMMLKRVMGKASFATVQDGSGQIQFYITRDKVGEEVYAAFKHWDLGDIVSARGELFRTNKGELSVQVRELRLLSKSLRPLPDKFHGLADQEMKYRQRYVDLIVSPETRNTFRARTNAISSLRRHMADAGFMEVETPMLHPIPGGAAAKPFITHHNALDMQMFLRIAPELYLKRLIVGGFERVFEINRNFRNEGVSPRHNPEFTMMEFYAAYTDYRWLMDFTEDLIRKAAIDARGSAVLTYQERELDLSKPFHRLTICQAIQKFAPQYTDAQLGDAEFLRTELKKFGVNTNAPQFLNAGLGTLQLVLFEETAESQLWEPTFIVDYPVEVSPLARASDTVPGITERFELFITGREIANGFSELNDAEDQADRFRKQVEQKDAGDEEAMYFDADYIRALEYGMPPTGGCGIGIDRLVMLLTDSPNIRDVILFPHLRRED; translated from the coding sequence ATGACCGAACCCAACCGCGCCCAGGCCCAGGCGCAGAACAAGGCCGCCGCCGACACGCCCGCCGTCGACGAAAACAAGATCATCGCGGAGCGGCGCGAGAAACTGGCCGCGCTGCGCCAGCAAGGCGTGGCCTTCCCCAACGATTTCCGCCCCACCCACCAGGCCGCCGCGCTGCAGGCGCAATACGCCGACACCGAGCAGGCCACGCTCGAGGCCGCGCCGGTCGAGGTTGCCATCGCCGGGCGCATGATGCTCAAGCGCGTGATGGGCAAGGCCAGCTTCGCCACGGTGCAGGACGGCAGCGGCCAGATCCAGTTCTACATCACCCGCGACAAGGTCGGCGAAGAGGTCTACGCGGCCTTCAAGCACTGGGACCTGGGCGACATCGTCAGCGCCCGCGGCGAGCTGTTCCGCACCAACAAGGGCGAGCTGTCGGTGCAGGTGCGCGAGCTGCGCCTGCTGTCCAAGTCGCTGCGCCCGCTGCCGGACAAGTTCCACGGCCTGGCCGACCAGGAAATGAAGTACCGCCAGCGCTATGTCGACCTGATCGTGTCGCCGGAAACGCGCAACACCTTCCGTGCGCGCACCAACGCGATCTCGTCGCTGCGCCGCCATATGGCCGACGCCGGCTTCATGGAAGTGGAAACGCCGATGCTGCACCCGATCCCGGGCGGCGCCGCGGCCAAGCCCTTCATCACGCACCACAACGCGCTCGACATGCAGATGTTCCTGCGCATCGCGCCCGAGCTGTACCTGAAGCGCCTGATCGTCGGCGGCTTCGAGCGCGTGTTCGAGATCAACCGCAACTTCCGCAACGAGGGGGTGAGCCCGCGCCACAACCCCGAGTTCACCATGATGGAGTTCTACGCGGCCTACACGGACTACCGCTGGCTGATGGACTTCACCGAGGACCTGATCCGCAAGGCCGCGATCGACGCGCGCGGCAGCGCGGTGCTGACCTACCAGGAGCGCGAGCTCGACCTGTCGAAGCCGTTCCACCGGCTGACCATCTGCCAGGCAATCCAGAAGTTCGCGCCGCAGTACACCGACGCGCAACTGGGCGATGCGGAATTCCTGCGCACCGAGCTGAAGAAGTTCGGCGTCAACACCAACGCGCCGCAGTTCCTCAACGCCGGCCTGGGCACGCTGCAGCTGGTGCTGTTCGAGGAAACCGCCGAGAGCCAGCTGTGGGAGCCGACCTTTATCGTCGACTACCCGGTCGAGGTCTCGCCGCTGGCGCGCGCCTCGGATACGGTACCGGGCATCACCGAGCGCTTCGAGCTGTTCATCACCGGCCGCGAGATCGCCAACGGCTTCTCGGAGCTGAACGATGCCGAGGACCAGGCCGACCGCTTCCGCAAGCAGGTCGAGCAGAAGGACGCCGGCGACGAGGAAGCGATGTACTTCGACGCCGACTATATCCGCGCGCTGGAATATGGCATGCCGCCGACGGGCGGCTGCGGCATCGGCATCGACCGGCTGGTGATGCTGCTGACCGATAGTCCGAATATCCGTGACGTGATCCTGTTCCCGCATTTGCGGCGGGAAGACTGA
- the iscA gene encoding iron-sulfur cluster assembly protein IscA — protein MITMTEKAAKHVARYLERRGKGVGLRLGVKTTGCSGLAYKLEYVDELLPEDNVFESHGIKVIVDAKSLPYIDGTELDYAREGLNEGFRFNNPNVKDECGCGESFTV, from the coding sequence ATGATCACCATGACCGAGAAGGCCGCCAAGCATGTGGCGCGCTACCTGGAACGCCGCGGCAAGGGCGTGGGCCTGCGCCTGGGCGTGAAGACCACCGGCTGCTCGGGCCTGGCCTACAAGCTGGAATACGTCGACGAACTGCTGCCGGAAGACAACGTGTTCGAATCGCACGGGATCAAGGTCATCGTCGACGCCAAGAGCCTGCCGTATATCGACGGCACCGAACTCGACTACGCGCGCGAAGGGTTGAATGAAGGGTTTCGCTTCAACAACCCCAACGTCAAGGACGAGTGCGGCTGCGGCGAGTCGTTCACGGTCTGA
- the iscX gene encoding Fe-S cluster assembly protein IscX, translated as MKWTDTYAIAEALYDKFPDVDPAGVRFTDLRRWVLELDGFADDPARSGEKILEAIQQAWIEEAE; from the coding sequence ATGAAGTGGACCGATACCTACGCCATTGCCGAAGCACTGTACGACAAGTTCCCGGATGTCGATCCGGCCGGCGTGCGCTTCACCGACCTGCGCCGCTGGGTGCTGGAACTCGACGGCTTTGCCGACGATCCCGCGCGCTCGGGCGAGAAGATCCTGGAGGCGATCCAGCAGGCGTGGATCGAGGAAGCGGAATAA
- the hscA gene encoding Fe-S protein assembly chaperone HscA, with the protein MALLQISEPGMSPAPHQRRLAVGIDLGTTNSLVAAVRSSIPEVLADERGRALLPSVVRYLPDRTAHIGYRAQDEAVRDPKNTIVSVKRFMGRGLRDVANIEHSPYDFVDAPGMVQIKTAAGVKSPVEISAEILATLRQRAEDSLGDDLVGAVITVPAYFDEAQRQATKDAARLAGLEVLRLLNEPTAAAIAYGLDNAAEGIYAVYDLGGGTFDISVLKLTQGVFEVLATGGDSALGGDDFDQRLLCWIVEQAGLQPLSAQDMRLLMVRARAAKEALSEADSTVIDAVLDSGEIVHLTLTDETFDQITAHLVQKTLAPVRKALRDAGVTPEDVKGVVLVGGATRMPSIRKAVGDFFGQNPLTNLDPDRVVALGAAMQANLLAGNHAPGEDWLLLDVIPLSLGVETMGGLVEKIIPRNSTIPVARAQEFTTFKDGQTAMAIHVLQGERELASDCRSLARFELRGIPPMVAGAARIRVTYQVDADGLLSVTARETHSGVEASVTVKPSYGLADDDIARMLQDSFREAEHDMKSRALAEERVEAERLVEATERALEADGDLLSAEERAQVEALIAGVREIARGEDHLAIRAAVEKLSHGTDEFAARRMDRSIKSALAGRKVQELG; encoded by the coding sequence ATGGCACTGCTCCAGATTTCCGAACCCGGCATGTCGCCGGCGCCCCACCAACGCCGCCTCGCCGTCGGCATCGACCTCGGCACCACCAACTCGCTGGTGGCCGCGGTGCGCAGCAGCATTCCCGAAGTGCTGGCCGACGAGCGCGGCCGCGCGCTGCTGCCGTCGGTCGTGCGCTACCTGCCTGACCGTACCGCGCACATCGGCTACCGGGCCCAGGACGAAGCGGTGCGCGACCCCAAGAACACCATCGTCTCGGTCAAGCGCTTCATGGGCCGCGGCCTGCGCGACGTGGCCAATATCGAGCACAGCCCCTACGACTTCGTCGATGCGCCGGGCATGGTGCAGATCAAGACCGCGGCCGGCGTGAAGAGCCCGGTGGAGATCTCGGCCGAGATCCTGGCCACGCTGCGCCAGCGCGCCGAAGACAGCCTCGGTGATGACCTGGTCGGCGCGGTCATCACAGTGCCGGCTTATTTCGACGAGGCCCAGCGCCAGGCGACCAAGGACGCCGCGCGCCTGGCCGGCCTGGAAGTGCTGCGCCTGCTCAACGAGCCCACCGCCGCGGCCATTGCCTACGGCCTCGACAACGCCGCGGAAGGCATCTACGCGGTCTATGACCTCGGTGGCGGCACCTTCGACATCTCGGTGCTCAAACTGACCCAGGGCGTGTTCGAAGTGCTGGCCACCGGCGGCGATTCGGCGCTGGGCGGCGATGACTTTGACCAGCGCCTGCTGTGCTGGATCGTCGAGCAAGCCGGCCTGCAGCCGCTGTCGGCACAGGACATGCGCCTGCTGATGGTGCGCGCGCGCGCCGCCAAGGAAGCGCTGTCGGAAGCCGACAGCACCGTGATCGACGCGGTGCTCGACTCCGGCGAGATCGTGCACCTGACGCTGACCGACGAGACCTTCGATCAAATCACCGCCCACCTGGTGCAGAAGACCCTGGCGCCGGTGCGCAAGGCGCTGCGCGATGCCGGCGTGACGCCCGAGGACGTCAAGGGCGTGGTGCTGGTCGGCGGTGCCACGCGCATGCCGTCGATCCGCAAGGCCGTTGGCGATTTCTTCGGCCAGAACCCGCTCACCAACCTCGATCCGGACCGCGTGGTGGCGCTGGGCGCGGCGATGCAGGCCAACCTGCTGGCCGGCAACCATGCCCCCGGCGAAGACTGGCTGCTGCTCGACGTGATTCCGCTGTCGCTGGGCGTCGAGACCATGGGTGGCCTGGTCGAGAAGATCATCCCGCGCAACAGCACTATTCCGGTGGCGCGCGCGCAGGAGTTCACCACCTTCAAGGACGGCCAGACCGCGATGGCGATCCACGTGCTGCAGGGCGAGCGCGAGCTCGCCAGCGACTGCCGCTCGCTGGCGCGCTTCGAGCTGCGCGGCATTCCGCCGATGGTGGCGGGCGCGGCGCGCATCCGCGTGACCTACCAGGTCGATGCCGACGGGCTGCTGTCGGTGACCGCGCGCGAGACGCATTCGGGCGTCGAGGCCTCGGTCACGGTCAAGCCGTCGTACGGGCTGGCCGACGACGATATCGCGCGCATGCTGCAGGACAGCTTCCGCGAGGCCGAGCACGACATGAAGAGCCGCGCGCTGGCCGAGGAACGCGTCGAGGCCGAGCGCCTGGTCGAGGCCACCGAGCGTGCGCTGGAGGCCGATGGCGACCTGCTGTCGGCCGAGGAGCGCGCACAGGTCGAAGCGCTGATCGCCGGCGTGCGCGAGATCGCCAGGGGTGAAGACCACCTCGCGATCCGCGCCGCGGTGGAAAAACTGTCGCACGGCACCGATGAATTCGCCGCCCGGCGCATGGACCGCTCGATCAAGAGCGCGCTGGCCGGGCGCAAGGTGCAGGAACTGGGCTGA
- the fdx gene encoding ISC system 2Fe-2S type ferredoxin, whose translation MPQIIVLPHVEYCPEGKVIEAEKGVSVLDSLLSNGIDLEHACEKSCACTTCHVIVREGFDSLNEAEEKEEDLLDKAWGLEPNSRLSCQAIVDEEDLTVEIPKYTINHAKEGH comes from the coding sequence ATGCCACAGATCATTGTTTTGCCCCACGTCGAATACTGCCCGGAAGGCAAGGTCATCGAGGCCGAGAAGGGCGTCAGCGTGCTCGACTCGCTGCTCTCCAACGGCATCGATCTCGAACACGCGTGCGAGAAGTCCTGTGCCTGCACCACCTGCCACGTGATCGTGCGCGAGGGCTTCGACTCGCTCAACGAGGCCGAGGAGAAGGAGGAAGACCTGCTCGACAAGGCCTGGGGCCTGGAGCCGAATTCGCGCCTGTCGTGCCAGGCCATCGTCGACGAGGAAGACCTGACCGTCGAGATCCCCAAGTACACCATCAACCACGCCAAGGAAGGCCACTGA
- a CDS encoding DUF3565 domain-containing protein: protein MERSIVGFRRDEEGHWVAELDCGHGQHVRHDPPWQSRPWTQSEAGRAAMIGTRVNCLKCDRNEPPAEWARQPAR, encoded by the coding sequence GTGGAGCGCAGCATCGTCGGCTTCCGCCGCGACGAAGAAGGCCACTGGGTGGCCGAGCTCGACTGCGGCCATGGCCAGCATGTGCGGCACGACCCGCCCTGGCAGTCGCGGCCGTGGACGCAGAGCGAGGCCGGCCGCGCCGCCATGATCGGCACGCGGGTGAATTGCCTGAAGTGCGACCGCAACGAGCCGCCGGCCGAGTGGGCCCGCCAGCCCGCGCGGTAG
- a CDS encoding IS110 family transposase gives MNAMTYGLDIAKTVFQMYWIDPITGKPQNRRFSRTALIEFLSNCQPGQIALEACGGAHWWARKIQSLGHEVVLLNPGYVRAFVRTNKNDAADARAIWTAARQPDMPVVSVKTEAQQAVLSLHRIRDGLVKTRTRQSNQMRGLLGEYGLHFRTGRLAFRAELRQRWAEVAQVVPPLLMRALERQVCALRELDEQIQLVERDLQEWLRSDPAAQIVEKIPGVGPITATALVATMGCAQAFRSGRAFAASLGLVPAQTGTGGNVRLGHISKRGDAYVRRQLVNAGRTMLTRTKHPPAWALSMLQRRPKNVVVVALANKIARTAWALMAHGRQYDPGHVSLRPA, from the coding sequence ATGAATGCTATGACATATGGGCTGGACATTGCAAAGACAGTGTTCCAGATGTACTGGATAGACCCCATTACGGGGAAGCCCCAGAACCGGCGATTCAGCCGCACCGCGCTCATCGAATTCCTGTCCAATTGCCAGCCTGGGCAGATCGCACTGGAGGCCTGTGGCGGTGCCCACTGGTGGGCGCGCAAGATCCAGAGCCTTGGCCACGAAGTGGTGTTGCTCAACCCGGGTTACGTACGCGCCTTCGTGCGTACGAACAAGAACGACGCGGCGGACGCCCGAGCCATCTGGACTGCAGCCCGGCAACCCGACATGCCGGTCGTGTCGGTCAAGACCGAAGCGCAGCAGGCTGTGCTCTCGTTGCATCGTATACGGGACGGGCTGGTCAAGACGCGCACCCGGCAGAGCAACCAGATGCGCGGGCTGCTGGGCGAATATGGCCTGCACTTCCGCACGGGGCGGCTGGCCTTCCGGGCCGAGCTGCGCCAGCGCTGGGCTGAGGTCGCTCAGGTCGTACCGCCCTTGTTGATGCGCGCGCTGGAGCGGCAGGTCTGTGCGCTGCGCGAACTCGACGAACAGATCCAACTGGTTGAGCGTGACCTCCAGGAATGGCTGAGGTCTGATCCGGCCGCGCAGATCGTGGAGAAGATTCCCGGCGTCGGCCCCATTACCGCCACCGCCTTGGTCGCGACCATGGGCTGTGCCCAGGCCTTCCGCTCAGGCAGAGCCTTCGCTGCAAGCCTGGGACTGGTTCCCGCGCAGACCGGCACGGGCGGCAACGTACGGCTCGGTCACATCAGCAAGCGCGGCGACGCTTACGTGCGACGACAGTTGGTCAACGCCGGACGCACGATGCTCACGCGCACCAAACATCCGCCGGCCTGGGCACTGTCCATGCTGCAGCGGCGCCCCAAGAACGTGGTGGTCGTGGCGCTGGCCAACAAGATCGCCCGGACAGCCTGGGCATTAATGGCCCATGGGCGCCAATACGATCCCGGACATGTGAGCTTGCGCCCGGCCTGA
- the hscB gene encoding Fe-S protein assembly co-chaperone HscB gives MKDDFFALFGLPVQYGVDEAALDAAYRTVQSQAHPDRFAKAGDAERRVAMQWAAHANEAYRTLRQPLRRATYLLKLRGIDVQAENNTAMSPAFLMQQMEWREALQDAVEARDVARLDALLRELRQEKRERHAALGALLDAGDNEAAGGAVRQLMFIEKIEHDTSEAIDRLED, from the coding sequence TTGAAAGACGATTTTTTTGCGCTGTTCGGCCTGCCGGTGCAGTACGGCGTCGACGAGGCCGCGCTCGACGCGGCGTACCGCACCGTACAGTCGCAGGCGCATCCGGACCGCTTTGCCAAGGCCGGCGATGCCGAGCGCCGCGTGGCGATGCAGTGGGCCGCGCATGCCAACGAAGCCTATCGCACGCTGCGCCAGCCGCTGCGGCGCGCGACCTACCTGCTGAAGCTGCGCGGCATCGACGTGCAGGCGGAGAACAACACCGCGATGTCGCCCGCGTTCCTGATGCAGCAGATGGAATGGCGCGAGGCGCTGCAGGACGCGGTTGAAGCGCGCGATGTGGCCCGCCTCGACGCGCTGCTGCGCGAGCTGCGCCAGGAAAAGCGCGAGCGCCATGCGGCGCTGGGCGCGCTGCTCGATGCCGGCGACAACGAAGCGGCCGGCGGCGCGGTGCGGCAACTGATGTTTATCGAGAAGATCGAGCACGATACCAGCGAGGCCATCGACCGGCTGGAAGACTGA
- a CDS encoding IscS subfamily cysteine desulfurase translates to MTMSTPHFPIYMDYSATTPVDPRVADKMIPYLREQFGNPASRSHAYGWEAERAVEEAREQVAALVGADPREIVWTSGATESDNLAIKGAANFYSGKGKHIITVKTEHKAVLDTTRELERQGFEVTYLDVKDNGLLDMDVFKQALRPDTILVSVMLVNNEIGVIQDVEQIGEICREKGIIFHCDAAQATGKVAIDLNQLKCDLMSFSAHKTYGPKGIGALYVRRKPRVRIEAQMHGGGHERGMRSGTLATHQIVGMGEAFRIAREEMATENERIRMLRDRLWNGLSDMEEVYLNGDLEHRVPHNLNVSFNFVEGESLIMAIKDVAVSSGSACTSASLEPSYVLRALGRNDELAHSSIRFTVGRFTTEQEIDYTVELLKSKIGKLRDLSPLWEMFKDGVDLNSIQWAAH, encoded by the coding sequence ATAACGATGAGCACCCCACATTTCCCCATCTACATGGATTACTCGGCCACCACGCCGGTGGACCCGCGCGTGGCGGACAAGATGATTCCGTACCTGCGCGAGCAGTTCGGCAATCCCGCCTCGCGCAGCCATGCGTACGGCTGGGAAGCGGAACGCGCGGTGGAAGAAGCGCGCGAGCAGGTGGCCGCACTGGTCGGCGCCGACCCGCGCGAGATCGTGTGGACCTCGGGGGCGACCGAATCGGACAACCTGGCGATCAAGGGCGCCGCCAACTTCTATTCGGGCAAGGGCAAGCACATCATCACCGTGAAGACCGAGCACAAGGCCGTGCTCGACACCACGCGCGAACTGGAGCGCCAGGGCTTCGAAGTGACCTACCTGGACGTGAAGGACAACGGCCTGCTCGACATGGACGTGTTCAAGCAGGCGCTGCGCCCGGACACCATCCTGGTATCGGTGATGCTGGTCAACAACGAGATCGGCGTGATCCAGGACGTCGAGCAGATCGGCGAGATCTGCCGCGAGAAGGGCATCATCTTCCACTGCGACGCCGCGCAGGCGACCGGCAAGGTGGCGATCGACCTGAACCAGCTGAAGTGCGACCTGATGTCGTTCTCGGCCCACAAGACCTACGGCCCCAAGGGCATCGGCGCGCTGTACGTGCGCCGCAAGCCGCGCGTGCGCATCGAGGCGCAGATGCACGGCGGCGGCCATGAGCGCGGCATGCGCTCGGGCACGCTGGCCACGCACCAGATCGTCGGCATGGGCGAAGCCTTCCGCATCGCCCGCGAAGAGATGGCGACCGAGAACGAGCGCATCCGCATGCTGCGCGACCGCCTGTGGAACGGCCTGTCGGACATGGAAGAGGTCTACCTGAATGGCGACCTGGAACACCGCGTGCCGCACAACCTGAACGTCAGCTTCAACTTCGTCGAAGGCGAGTCGCTGATCATGGCGATCAAGGACGTGGCGGTATCGTCCGGCTCGGCCTGCACCTCGGCCTCGCTGGAGCCGTCGTATGTGCTGCGCGCGCTGGGCCGCAACGATGAACTGGCGCACAGCTCGATCCGCTTCACGGTCGGCCGCTTCACCACCGAGCAGGAGATCGACTACACCGTCGAGCTGCTCAAGAGCAAGATCGGCAAGCTGCGCGACCTGTCGCCGCTGTGGGAAATGTTCAAGGACGGCGTCGACCTGAATTCGATCCAGTGGGCCGCGCACTGA